The nucleotide sequence AGAAAAATAATGAATAAAAGGGTTAGGATCACCCGAAAAAACAAAGCAGCCACACTGGGTAAAGCTGCGACCTCCCCTATCGGCAATTCATCAGTCTGTGCCATGGTAACTATAAATGAATTCAACATTTCGCCCCCTAAATTAGAGCCTTTTGTACAGCCTCTATTACACGTGCGGGCTGAAAAGGTTTAACAATAAAATCATGTGCACCGGCCTGAATAGCGTCAATCACCATAGTTTGTTGTCCCATTGCACTACACATAACTATTTTAGCCTTAACATCTAATTTCTTGATTTCCCTAACTGCTGTAATACCATCCATATTAGGCATGGTAATATCCATGGTAACTAAGTCTGGATTTAAATCCTGATATTTATCAATCGCTGACATACCATCCTCAGCTTCCCCAACAACTTCATAACCATTTTTGGTTAAAATTTCTTTAAGCATCATCCGCATAAAAGCGGCATCATCAACTATCAAAATTGTTTGGCCCATTGATACTTATCCCCTCCTTGATCCATTCTTCAGCGAAGTTTTTCAATTCTTTCTGTCGGTGAAACTATT is from Clostridia bacterium and encodes:
- a CDS encoding response regulator, which encodes MGQTILIVDDAAFMRMMLKEILTKNGYEVVGEAEDGMSAIDKYQDLNPDLVTMDITMPNMDGITAVREIKKLDVKAKIVMCSAMGQQTMVIDAIQAGAHDFIVKPFQPARVIEAVQKALI